From Pseudomonas fluorescens, one genomic window encodes:
- a CDS encoding OmpA family protein gives MRKQLMIPALLAASVALAACSTPPNANLEQARVNYSALQADPQASKVAALETKEASDYMDKADNAFREREDTAKVDQLAYLTNQRVEVAKQTIALRTAEAELKNASAKRAQARLDARDTQIKQLQASLNAKQTDRGTLVTFGDVLFATDKAELKSSGLVNVNTLARYLEQNPDRKVIIEGYTDSTGTASHNQSLSERRANSVRMALVKMGVDPARIVAQGYGKEYPVADNGSASGRAMNRRVEVTVSNDSQPVIPRSAVSAN, from the coding sequence ATGCGCAAACAACTGATGATCCCAGCCCTCTTGGCCGCCAGCGTTGCCCTCGCGGCCTGCTCGACCCCACCCAACGCCAACCTGGAACAGGCCCGCGTCAACTACTCGGCACTCCAGGCCGATCCACAGGCGAGCAAGGTCGCGGCCCTGGAAACCAAGGAAGCCAGCGACTACATGGACAAAGCCGACAATGCGTTCCGTGAACGTGAGGACACGGCGAAGGTCGACCAGTTGGCCTACCTGACCAATCAGCGAGTCGAAGTGGCCAAACAGACCATCGCTCTGCGCACTGCTGAAGCCGAGCTGAAAAATGCTTCGGCCAAGCGCGCCCAGGCCCGCCTTGATGCCCGCGACACGCAGATCAAGCAACTGCAGGCCAGCCTCAATGCCAAGCAGACCGACCGCGGCACCCTGGTGACCTTCGGCGACGTGCTGTTCGCCACCGACAAGGCCGAGCTGAAATCCAGCGGCCTGGTCAACGTCAACACCCTGGCGCGCTACCTGGAGCAGAATCCGGACCGCAAAGTGATTATCGAAGGCTACACCGACAGCACTGGCACCGCCTCGCACAACCAGTCGCTGTCGGAACGTCGCGCCAACTCGGTGCGCATGGCCCTGGTGAAAATGGGCGTTGACCCTGCGCGCATCGTCGCCCAGGGGTATGGCAAGGAATACCCGGTCGCCGACAACGGCAGCGCCTCGGGCCGAGCGATGAACCGTCGGGTCGAAGTCACCGTTTCCAATGACAGCCAACCAGTGATTCCGCGCTCGGCAGTGAGCGCAAACTAA
- a CDS encoding DUF4398 domain-containing protein — translation MELTTMKSRTATSTPTFPRGLKLAALALGCSFVLAGCAGNPPTEQYAVTESAVKSAVSAGGTEFAAVEMKSAQDKLKQAELAMHDKQYDQARMYAEQAEWDARVAERKAQAAKAEQSVKDSQQGVQELRQESQRTVQ, via the coding sequence ATGGAGTTGACGACCATGAAATCCCGCACCGCCACCAGCACCCCCACCTTCCCGCGCGGTCTGAAACTGGCTGCCCTGGCCCTCGGTTGCAGCTTCGTGCTGGCCGGGTGCGCCGGCAACCCGCCGACCGAGCAATACGCCGTGACTGAATCGGCGGTCAAGAGTGCCGTGAGCGCTGGCGGCACCGAGTTTGCCGCCGTGGAAATGAAATCCGCCCAGGACAAGCTCAAACAAGCCGAGCTGGCCATGCATGACAAGCAATATGACCAAGCCCGGATGTACGCCGAACAGGCGGAGTGGGATGCCCGCGTCGCCGAACGCAAAGCCCAGGCGGCGAAAGCCGAACAATCGGTCAAGGACTCTCAGCAAGGCGTCCAGGAACTACGTCAGGAAAGCCAGCGCACCGTGCAGTAA
- the ppc gene encoding phosphoenolpyruvate carboxylase — protein sequence MTDIDARLREDVHLLGELLGNTIREQYGEGFLDKIEQIRKGAKADRRGSMDAELSASLNQLSEDELLPVARAFNQFLNLANIAEQYQLIHRRDESQPAPFEARVLPELLARLRAEGHGAEALARQLGRLEIELVLTAHPTEVARRTLIQKYDAIAAQLAAQDHRDLTSAEREQIQQRLQRLIAEAWHTEEIRRTRPTPVDEAKWGFAVIEHSLWQAIPNYLRKADQALQAATGLRLPLEAAPIRFASWMGGDRDGNPNVTAAVTREVLLLARWMAADLYLRDVDQLAADLSMQQASAALRAQAGDSAEPYRAVLKQLRDRLRATRQWAQASLAATTPAPAQVLHNNRELLDPLELCYQSLHECGMGVIADGPLLDCLRRAVTFGLFLVRLDVRQDASRHASAMTEITDYLGLGRYEDWDEEARIRFLMAELNNRRPLLPTHFKPSADTAEVLATCREVAAAPGASLGSYVISMAGAASDVLAVQLLLKESGVLRPMRVVPLFETLADLDNAGPVIEKLLLLPGYRARLQGPQEVMIGYSDSAKDAGTTAAAWAQYRAQERLVDICREQQVELLLFHGRGGTVGRGGGPAHAAILSQPPGSVAGRFRTTEQGEMIRFKFGLPDIAEQNLNLYLAAVLEATLLPPPPPTPEWRHLMDELAADGVSAYRAVVRENPQFVEYFRQSTPEQELGRLPLGSRPAKRRAGGIESLRAIPWIFGWTQTRLMLPAWLGWEAALSNALARGEGELLAQMREQWPFFRTRIDMLEMVLAKADTDIARSYDERLVEADLLPLGAHLRDLLSQACAVVLGLTGQSQLLAHSPATLEFIRLRNTYLDPLHLLQAELLARSRQQEVAQGSPVEQALLVSVAGIAAGLRNTG from the coding sequence ATGACCGATATTGATGCACGCTTGCGCGAAGATGTTCACCTCTTGGGTGAGCTGTTGGGCAACACCATTCGCGAGCAGTACGGGGAAGGATTTCTCGACAAGATCGAGCAGATTCGCAAGGGTGCCAAGGCTGACCGCAGGGGCTCGATGGACGCGGAGCTGAGTGCCAGCCTCAACCAGCTGAGCGAAGACGAATTGCTGCCTGTGGCACGGGCGTTCAATCAATTCCTCAACCTGGCGAACATCGCCGAGCAGTACCAGTTGATTCATCGGCGCGACGAGTCGCAACCGGCACCGTTCGAGGCGCGGGTATTGCCCGAACTGCTGGCCCGGCTGCGTGCCGAAGGCCATGGCGCCGAGGCGCTGGCGCGACAGTTGGGCCGCCTGGAAATCGAACTGGTGCTGACCGCGCATCCCACCGAAGTGGCGCGTCGCACGCTGATCCAGAAGTACGACGCGATCGCTGCGCAACTCGCCGCGCAAGATCACCGCGACCTCACCAGCGCCGAGCGTGAACAGATCCAGCAGCGCTTGCAGCGGCTGATCGCCGAGGCCTGGCACACCGAGGAAATCCGCCGGACCCGACCCACCCCGGTGGATGAAGCCAAGTGGGGCTTCGCGGTCATCGAGCACTCGCTGTGGCAGGCGATTCCCAATTACCTGCGCAAGGCCGACCAGGCGCTGCAGGCCGCCACCGGCTTGCGTCTGCCGCTGGAAGCCGCGCCGATCCGTTTCGCCTCGTGGATGGGTGGCGACCGTGACGGTAACCCCAACGTCACCGCCGCGGTGACCCGTGAAGTGCTGTTGCTGGCGCGCTGGATGGCGGCGGACCTGTACCTGCGTGACGTCGATCAATTGGCCGCCGACCTGTCGATGCAGCAGGCCAGTGCGGCCTTACGTGCCCAGGCTGGCGACAGCGCCGAACCTTACCGTGCCGTGCTAAAGCAACTGCGCGACCGCCTGCGCGCGACCCGCCAATGGGCTCAGGCCTCCTTGGCCGCAACGACCCCGGCACCCGCTCAAGTGCTGCACAACAACCGCGAACTGCTGGATCCGCTGGAGCTGTGCTACCAGTCGCTGCATGAGTGCGGCATGGGCGTGATCGCCGATGGGCCGTTGCTCGATTGCCTGCGCCGCGCGGTGACCTTCGGCCTGTTCCTGGTGCGCCTGGACGTGCGTCAGGACGCCTCGCGTCACGCTTCGGCCATGACTGAAATCACCGACTATCTCGGCCTGGGTCGTTATGAAGACTGGGACGAGGAGGCGCGCATTCGCTTTCTGATGGCGGAGTTGAACAATCGCCGGCCGCTGTTGCCGACGCATTTCAAGCCTTCGGCCGATACCGCCGAGGTCCTTGCTACCTGTCGTGAAGTGGCTGCAGCACCGGGGGCCTCGCTGGGCTCCTATGTGATTTCGATGGCCGGTGCCGCCTCTGATGTGTTGGCGGTGCAACTGCTGCTCAAGGAGTCCGGGGTGCTGCGGCCGATGCGCGTGGTGCCGCTGTTCGAAACCCTGGCTGACCTCGACAATGCCGGGCCGGTGATCGAGAAGCTGTTGCTGCTGCCGGGCTATCGCGCACGCCTGCAGGGCCCGCAGGAAGTGATGATTGGCTATTCCGACTCGGCCAAGGACGCCGGCACCACGGCCGCCGCCTGGGCGCAGTATCGAGCGCAAGAGCGGCTGGTGGACATCTGTCGCGAGCAGCAGGTCGAATTGCTGCTATTCCATGGTCGCGGCGGCACGGTGGGGCGTGGCGGTGGTCCGGCTCACGCGGCCATTCTCTCGCAGCCACCGGGTTCGGTGGCCGGACGCTTCCGCACCACCGAGCAGGGCGAGATGATTCGCTTCAAGTTCGGCCTACCGGACATCGCCGAGCAGAACCTTAACCTGTACCTGGCGGCTGTCCTCGAAGCGACGCTCCTGCCGCCGCCGCCACCAACCCCCGAGTGGCGTCATCTGATGGATGAATTGGCGGCCGATGGTGTCAGCGCCTATCGTGCGGTGGTGCGGGAAAATCCGCAATTCGTCGAGTACTTCCGCCAATCCACGCCTGAGCAGGAACTGGGGCGTCTGCCGCTGGGCAGCCGGCCGGCCAAGCGTCGCGCTGGTGGTATTGAAAGCCTGCGAGCTATCCCGTGGATCTTCGGCTGGACCCAGACGCGCCTGATGTTGCCGGCCTGGCTCGGCTGGGAAGCGGCGCTGAGCAATGCCCTGGCACGCGGCGAGGGTGAGCTGTTGGCACAGATGCGCGAGCAATGGCCGTTCTTCCGCACCCGTATCGACATGCTGGAGATGGTGCTGGCCAAGGCCGACACGGACATCGCCCGGTCTTACGACGAGCGTCTGGTGGAGGCGGATCTGCTGCCGTTGGGTGCGCATTTACGCGACCTATTGTCGCAGGCCTGCGCGGTGGTGCTGGGCCTGACTGGCCAGTCGCAGTTGCTCGCCCATAGCCCGGCTACCCTGGAGTTCATCCGTTTACGCAACACCTACCTGGACCCTCTTCATCTATTGCAGGCGGAGTTGCTGGCGCGTTCGCGGCAACAGGAGGTGGCGCAAGGCAGCCCGGTAGAACAGGCGCTGCTGGTGTCTGTGGCGGGAATTGCCGCTGGTTTACGTAATACCGGCTGA
- the adk gene encoding adenylate kinase, with translation MRVILLGAPGAGKGTQAKFITEKFAIPQISTGDMLRAAVKAGTELGIKAKGIMDAGGLVSDDLIIALVKDRIAQPDCVNGFLFDGFPRTIPQAEALVTEGVELDHVVEIAVDDEEIVQRIAGRRVHEASGRVYHTVYNPPKLAGKDDITGEELVQRKDDTEETVRHRLSVYHSQTKPLVDFYQKLSAAQGKPKYSHIAGVGSVEAITGKVLEALS, from the coding sequence ATGCGCGTCATTCTGCTGGGAGCTCCCGGAGCCGGTAAAGGTACTCAGGCCAAGTTCATCACCGAAAAATTCGCCATTCCACAGATTTCCACCGGCGACATGCTGCGTGCGGCGGTCAAGGCTGGCACCGAGCTGGGCATCAAGGCCAAAGGCATCATGGATGCCGGCGGCCTGGTCTCCGACGACCTGATCATCGCCCTGGTCAAGGACCGTATTGCTCAGCCGGACTGCGTCAACGGTTTCCTGTTCGACGGCTTCCCGCGCACCATTCCGCAGGCTGAAGCCCTGGTGACTGAAGGCGTCGAGCTGGACCACGTGGTCGAAATCGCTGTAGACGATGAAGAAATCGTCCAGCGTATCGCCGGTCGCCGTGTTCACGAAGCCAGCGGCCGCGTGTACCACACCGTCTACAACCCGCCAAAACTGGCTGGCAAGGACGACATCACCGGTGAGGAGCTGGTGCAGCGCAAGGACGACACCGAAGAAACCGTGCGTCATCGCCTGTCGGTCTACCACTCGCAGACCAAGCCGCTGGTGGACTTCTACCAGAAGCTGTCGGCTGCCCAGGGCAAGCCGAAGTACAGCCACATTGCAGGCGTTGGCTCGGTTGAAGCCATCACCGGCAAAGTGCTGGAAGCGCTGAGCTGA
- the tsaB gene encoding tRNA (adenosine(37)-N6)-threonylcarbamoyltransferase complex dimerization subunit type 1 TsaB, with the protein MSTLLALDTATEACSVALLHDGKVTSHYEVIPRLHAQKLLPMIQQLLADAGTTLQAVDAIAFGRGPGAFTGVRIAIGVVQGLAFALDRPVLPVSNLAVLAQRALREHAATQVAAAIDARMDEVYWGCYRETAGEMRLVGAEAVLPPEVAALPVDATGEWFGAGTGWGYGERIGVAPSGQDAGMLPHAEDLLSLARFAWERGEAVAADQAQPVYLRDKVATPKAR; encoded by the coding sequence ATGAGCACCTTGCTGGCCCTGGACACCGCGACTGAAGCTTGCTCCGTTGCCTTGCTGCATGACGGTAAAGTGACGAGCCATTACGAGGTGATCCCGCGCCTGCATGCGCAGAAGCTGTTGCCGATGATCCAGCAGTTGCTGGCGGATGCCGGCACAACCTTGCAGGCCGTTGATGCGATTGCCTTCGGCCGTGGTCCAGGCGCATTCACCGGTGTGCGAATTGCCATAGGCGTGGTCCAGGGTCTGGCGTTTGCCCTCGATCGCCCGGTGTTGCCGGTGTCCAACCTGGCAGTACTGGCGCAGCGTGCATTGCGTGAGCATGCTGCGACGCAGGTGGCGGCTGCCATCGATGCGCGGATGGACGAAGTCTATTGGGGTTGCTACCGCGAGACCGCCGGGGAAATGCGCCTGGTGGGTGCCGAAGCGGTGCTACCGCCAGAAGTCGCGGCCTTGCCGGTCGATGCCACGGGCGAGTGGTTTGGCGCGGGCACGGGCTGGGGTTATGGCGAACGCATTGGCGTTGCGCCCAGCGGCCAGGACGCGGGCATGTTGCCCCACGCCGAGGACCTGCTGAGCCTTGCCCGGTTCGCTTGGGAACGCGGCGAAGCCGTTGCCGCCGATCAAGCGCAACCAGTCTACCTGCGCGATAAAGTGGCGACGCCGAAGGCTAGATAA
- a CDS encoding DUF72 domain-containing protein: protein MSLPYFLGCPSWSENAWREYLYPQDARANQYLELYSQVFNAVEGNTTFYARPAPATVERWAQIMPEHFRFTAKFPGDISHGGDLREQLTAAETFVQLLSPLGDRVAPYWLQLSKAFTPQRLAELAGFIDGLQCPLAVEVRHRDFFAKGDAERMLNRLLRDRGVERICLDPRALFSCTSTEAAILHAQDKKPNVPTRPAAFTQFPQVRFIGHPELEANEPFLTPWVEKIALWIEEGRTPYVFLHTADNRLAAALAQRFHQRLMLRLPGLPALPELYREPAAVQLGLL from the coding sequence ATGTCACTGCCTTATTTCCTCGGTTGCCCGTCCTGGAGCGAAAACGCCTGGCGCGAGTACCTGTACCCGCAAGACGCGCGCGCCAACCAATACCTCGAACTGTATTCGCAGGTGTTCAACGCGGTGGAGGGCAACACCACCTTCTATGCCCGTCCCGCCCCGGCAACCGTGGAGCGCTGGGCGCAGATCATGCCCGAGCATTTTCGCTTCACTGCCAAGTTTCCCGGCGATATCAGCCACGGCGGTGACCTGCGCGAGCAACTGACCGCAGCCGAGACCTTCGTGCAGTTGCTTAGCCCTTTAGGCGACAGAGTTGCGCCGTACTGGTTGCAGCTGTCCAAAGCCTTCACCCCGCAACGCCTGGCCGAACTCGCCGGCTTTATCGATGGCCTGCAGTGCCCGCTGGCGGTCGAGGTGCGGCATCGAGACTTCTTTGCCAAGGGCGATGCCGAACGCATGCTCAACCGGCTGTTGCGCGACCGTGGCGTGGAGCGCATCTGCCTGGACCCGCGGGCGCTGTTCAGTTGCACTTCGACCGAGGCTGCGATTTTGCATGCGCAGGATAAAAAGCCCAATGTGCCGACCCGGCCGGCGGCCTTTACTCAGTTCCCTCAGGTGCGCTTCATTGGTCATCCGGAGCTCGAAGCTAACGAGCCGTTTCTTACGCCCTGGGTGGAGAAAATCGCCCTGTGGATCGAGGAGGGTCGCACCCCCTACGTCTTCCTGCATACCGCGGATAACCGTTTGGCGGCAGCCTTGGCGCAACGCTTTCATCAGCGGCTGATGCTGCGTTTACCTGGCTTGCCGGCGCTGCCTGAGTTATACAGAGAGCCCGCCGCCGTGCAGCTTGGATTGCTCTGA
- a CDS encoding isocitrate lyase/PEP mutase family protein: MDAQTRKAHAFKALHEGAGVFVIPNPWDAGSAKMLASLGYQALATTSAGCAFSMARADGALKLDDTLANVRAIVAASDLPVAVDLENGFADDPKQSAASLLAAAGAGAVGGSIEDATGREEGPIYCFEHAVARIEAAVAAARSLPFPFILTARAENYLHGKPDLADTIRRLQAFAEAGADVLYAPGLRNAEEVLAVVRAVAPKPVNVLMSGGLKLTVAQLAEMGVKRISVGSAMALAAYGEFFRAAQEIRDHGTFGFTERSMPFAQANQLFKG; encoded by the coding sequence ATGGATGCGCAAACTCGCAAAGCCCATGCGTTCAAAGCCCTGCACGAAGGTGCCGGGGTGTTTGTGATTCCCAATCCATGGGATGCCGGCTCGGCGAAAATGCTCGCCAGCCTGGGGTACCAGGCGTTGGCAACCACCAGCGCCGGCTGCGCCTTTTCCATGGCCCGCGCCGATGGTGCGCTGAAACTCGACGATACCCTGGCCAACGTCCGCGCAATTGTTGCCGCCAGCGACCTGCCTGTGGCCGTGGACCTGGAAAACGGTTTCGCCGACGACCCGAAACAATCCGCCGCCAGCCTGCTGGCTGCCGCTGGGGCCGGTGCCGTGGGTGGCTCGATTGAAGATGCCACCGGCCGCGAAGAAGGGCCGATCTATTGCTTCGAACACGCCGTGGCGCGGATCGAAGCGGCGGTCGCGGCGGCGCGCAGCCTGCCATTCCCGTTCATCCTGACCGCCCGCGCCGAAAATTACCTGCATGGCAAACCCGACCTGGCCGACACCATTCGCCGCCTGCAGGCATTTGCCGAGGCCGGCGCCGATGTGTTGTATGCCCCGGGCCTGCGCAATGCCGAGGAAGTGCTGGCGGTGGTGCGTGCCGTGGCGCCGAAACCGGTCAACGTGTTGATGTCGGGCGGGCTCAAGCTGACGGTGGCGCAACTCGCAGAGATGGGCGTCAAGCGCATCAGTGTCGGTTCGGCGATGGCCCTGGCGGCTTATGGCGAGTTCTTCCGCGCCGCCCAGGAAATCCGCGATCACGGCACTTTTGGCTTCACTGAGCGCTCGATGCCGTTTGCCCAGGCCAATCAACTGTTCAAGGGCTGA
- a CDS encoding extensin-like domain-containing protein yields the protein MKVLALLVVLLGGLLLSVWRGWLIVPSAWNPWAPLDVHTTPNLLTRYKLAQLRDNPMLCDQALATSGLKVSRQADSPVNVACPLSNVVRVQGAEVGLSSSFLASCPLAVAFALFERHALQPAAQQVYGQAVTRVDHLGSFACRNIYGREKAARSQHASASALDIAGFRLADGRSINVLRDWPKDNDDARFLRQVRDDACAMFNVVLSPDYNAAHRNHFHLDVGRWWVCR from the coding sequence GTGAAAGTGCTGGCGCTGCTGGTTGTCTTGCTGGGAGGGCTGCTACTCAGCGTCTGGCGTGGCTGGTTGATTGTTCCGTCAGCCTGGAACCCTTGGGCGCCGCTGGATGTGCACACGACGCCGAACCTGCTGACTCGCTACAAGCTCGCCCAGTTGCGCGACAACCCGATGCTTTGCGATCAGGCACTGGCTACCTCGGGGCTGAAAGTCAGTCGCCAGGCCGACAGCCCGGTGAACGTCGCGTGTCCATTGTCCAACGTGGTACGGGTACAGGGTGCCGAAGTTGGCCTGAGCAGCAGCTTCCTCGCCAGTTGCCCCTTGGCCGTGGCCTTCGCCCTGTTCGAGCGGCATGCCCTGCAGCCGGCGGCGCAGCAGGTCTATGGCCAGGCGGTGACGCGGGTCGATCATCTGGGTAGCTTTGCGTGTCGCAATATCTATGGCCGGGAAAAAGCCGCGCGCAGTCAGCATGCGAGTGCCAGCGCCCTGGATATCGCCGGTTTTCGTCTGGCTGATGGCCGCAGCATCAATGTGCTGCGCGATTGGCCCAAAGATAACGACGACGCACGATTCCTGCGCCAGGTCCGCGACGATGCCTGCGCGATGTTCAATGTGGTGTTGAGCCCGGACTACAACGCGGCGCACCGCAACCATTTTCATCTGGACGTGGGCCGCTGGTGGGTCTGTCGCTGA
- a CDS encoding class I SAM-dependent methyltransferase produces MSEQPAASRIIVQALADAYRTQAEQWAERLGLPLHLEDAEFALQVGEQGLQLQQLGPDAPGPVRVDFVEGGAAHRRLYGGGSGQMIAKAVGIAQGVRPRVLDATAGLGKDGFVLASLGCEMSLIERQPLIGALLEDGLARAAEDFEVAPIVARMRLLKGNSIELMRNWEGEPPQVIYLDPMFPHREKTALVKKEMRLFRPLVGDDPDAPALLAAALALATHRVVVKRPRKAPCIEGPKPSHALDGKSSRYDIYPKKALKP; encoded by the coding sequence ATGAGTGAACAACCCGCGGCCAGCCGCATCATTGTCCAGGCCCTGGCCGATGCCTACCGCACCCAAGCCGAGCAGTGGGCCGAGCGCCTGGGCCTGCCGCTGCACCTGGAAGATGCCGAGTTCGCCTTGCAAGTGGGCGAGCAAGGCTTGCAGTTGCAGCAACTGGGGCCGGATGCGCCGGGGCCGGTGCGGGTCGACTTCGTCGAGGGCGGCGCAGCTCATCGCCGACTGTACGGCGGCGGCAGCGGGCAAATGATTGCCAAGGCGGTGGGTATCGCCCAAGGTGTGCGGCCTCGGGTGCTGGATGCCACGGCAGGCTTGGGCAAGGACGGCTTCGTGCTGGCCAGCCTGGGCTGCGAAATGAGCCTGATCGAACGCCAACCACTGATCGGCGCCTTGCTCGAAGACGGCCTGGCCCGTGCGGCGGAAGATTTCGAGGTGGCGCCGATCGTTGCGCGCATGCGGTTGCTCAAGGGTAATTCGATCGAGTTGATGCGCAACTGGGAGGGCGAACCGCCGCAGGTGATCTACCTCGACCCGATGTTCCCGCACCGCGAGAAAACTGCACTGGTGAAGAAGGAAATGCGCCTGTTCCGGCCCCTGGTCGGTGACGATCCGGACGCCCCGGCGCTGCTCGCCGCCGCCCTGGCGCTGGCCACTCACCGCGTGGTGGTCAAACGCCCGCGCAAGGCACCCTGCATCGAAGGGCCGAAGCCGAGTCACGCGCTGGATGGCAAGTCCAGCCGCTACGATATTTATCCCAAGAAAGCTCTTAAGCCCTGA
- a CDS encoding TetR/AcrR family transcriptional regulator encodes MSDNLSSQNGPGRPKDLAKREAILEAAKRLFLSNGYASTSMDAVAAEAGVSKLTVYSHFNDKETLFSAAVIAKCEEQLPTLFFELPDGMSVENVLLNIARGFHQLINSDESVNLHRLIMALGSQDPKLSQIFFEAGPERMLQGMERLLGKIDQLGALSIDKPRNAAEHFFCLLKGAGNFRLLYGCGEPLTGEAAEAHVREVVELFMRAFARRH; translated from the coding sequence ATGTCCGACAATCTTTCTTCACAAAACGGCCCCGGCCGCCCCAAAGATCTCGCAAAGCGCGAGGCAATCCTTGAAGCGGCAAAGCGCCTGTTTCTGAGTAATGGTTACGCGAGCACCAGCATGGACGCGGTGGCGGCTGAGGCCGGCGTATCGAAACTGACGGTCTACAGTCATTTCAACGACAAGGAGACACTGTTTTCCGCCGCCGTCATCGCCAAATGCGAAGAGCAATTGCCTACCTTGTTCTTCGAATTGCCCGACGGCATGTCGGTGGAAAATGTATTACTGAACATTGCCAGAGGCTTTCATCAACTGATCAACAGCGATGAGTCCGTCAATCTGCATCGCCTGATCATGGCCCTCGGCAGCCAGGACCCCAAGCTCTCGCAGATCTTTTTCGAAGCCGGTCCCGAGCGGATGTTGCAGGGCATGGAGCGCTTGCTGGGCAAGATCGACCAGTTGGGCGCCTTGAGCATCGACAAACCACGCAACGCCGCAGAGCACTTTTTCTGCCTGCTCAAGGGCGCCGGCAATTTCCGCCTGCTCTACGGCTGCGGCGAGCCGCTGACCGGCGAAGCGGCCGAGGCGCATGTGCGGGAAGTGGTGGAGTTGTTCATGCGGGCGTTTGCCCGCAGGCACTAG